In a genomic window of Pseudomonas oryzihabitans:
- a CDS encoding PhzF family phenazine biosynthesis protein, with product MPFEFHQVDSFTDQPFRGNPAAVYCLESWPDDELLQRIASEHNLSETAFVVREADTWRIRWFTPRVEVPLCGHATLATAHVLFEILGEPGDRLEFISQAGSLRVFREPDGLLALDFPALVPSELGVTPELERALRLSPVDALAADKLLVLLESEQAVRDCKPDLAAIARLPWQGVIVTARGREVDFVSRFFAPGIGIDEDPVTGSAHCSLIPYWSRRLAKRMLTAQQLSARGGQLWCRLDGDRVSIAGRAVTVFSGRLLL from the coding sequence ATGCCCTTTGAATTCCACCAGGTCGACTCCTTCACCGATCAGCCTTTCCGCGGTAATCCAGCGGCTGTCTATTGTCTGGAAAGCTGGCCTGACGACGAGCTGCTGCAGCGCATCGCCAGCGAACACAACCTCTCGGAAACCGCCTTCGTGGTGCGCGAGGCCGATACCTGGCGCATTCGCTGGTTCACCCCTCGGGTGGAAGTTCCACTCTGCGGTCATGCGACCCTGGCGACGGCCCATGTGCTGTTCGAGATCCTGGGTGAACCCGGTGATCGCCTAGAATTCATCAGTCAGGCAGGCAGCTTGCGGGTATTTCGCGAGCCGGATGGGCTACTGGCGCTGGATTTCCCGGCCTTGGTGCCGTCGGAGCTGGGGGTGACGCCCGAACTGGAACGGGCGCTGCGGCTGTCGCCAGTGGACGCTCTGGCGGCGGACAAGCTGCTGGTGCTGCTGGAGTCGGAGCAGGCAGTGCGCGACTGCAAGCCGGATCTGGCCGCCATAGCGCGTTTGCCCTGGCAAGGCGTCATCGTGACCGCACGGGGGCGGGAGGTCGATTTTGTCTCACGCTTCTTCGCGCCCGGCATAGGCATCGATGAAGACCCCGTCACTGGCTCGGCGCATTGCAGCCTGATTCCCTACTGGTCGCGCCGCCTGGCCAAGCGGATGCTCACCGCCCAGCAACTTTCCGCCCGTGGTGGCCAGCTCTGGTGTCGTCTGGACGGGGATCGCGTGAGTATCGCAGGGAGGGCGGTGACGGTCTTCAGCGGCCGTCTGCTGCTGTGA
- a CDS encoding flagellar protein MotY — protein MRPRHLLLSALLLNAPVWGMTFQDRLESAEWKVEGDIFACRLLQPVPRFGSGGFLKRAGEATVFELRTTGPWLATGSASLQAAAAPWRPGLGNVNLGTVQLVAGDQPLSSSAQQAVRLLTGLREGRTPLVTGRDGLAQRVEVRLLPMRFDKAYQDFEACTRKLLAVNFEQIRHSQINFPDGGDALDDVARAKLDLIDDYLKADPRVNHVVVSGYSDNHGTRLDNRQESRLRALAVMEYLKAKGFPAEQIELRFFGEQYPLVPNTSKANRARNRRVTLVFSQGPATPPQPTTAPTATAANPAEPPAPTPAPPAKPKG, from the coding sequence GTGCGCCCGCGTCACCTGCTACTTTCCGCTCTGCTGCTCAATGCGCCGGTTTGGGGGATGACCTTCCAGGACCGGCTCGAGAGCGCCGAATGGAAAGTGGAGGGCGACATCTTCGCCTGCCGCCTGCTGCAGCCGGTCCCGCGTTTCGGCAGCGGCGGCTTCCTCAAGCGTGCTGGTGAGGCGACGGTCTTCGAGCTGCGCACCACCGGTCCCTGGCTGGCCACTGGCAGCGCCAGTCTGCAGGCCGCCGCGGCGCCCTGGCGCCCGGGCCTGGGCAACGTCAACCTGGGCACGGTGCAATTGGTCGCGGGCGACCAGCCGCTGTCTTCCTCGGCGCAACAGGCGGTGCGCCTGCTCACGGGCCTGCGGGAAGGCCGGACGCCATTGGTGACTGGACGCGACGGCCTGGCCCAGCGGGTCGAGGTGCGGCTATTGCCGATGCGTTTCGATAAGGCCTACCAAGACTTCGAGGCCTGTACCCGCAAGCTGCTGGCGGTCAACTTCGAACAGATCCGCCATTCGCAGATCAACTTTCCGGACGGCGGCGATGCCCTGGACGACGTGGCCAGGGCCAAGCTCGACCTCATCGACGATTACCTCAAGGCCGATCCGCGCGTGAATCACGTGGTGGTCTCCGGCTATAGCGACAATCACGGCACCCGGCTGGACAATCGCCAGGAGTCGCGGCTGCGCGCCCTGGCGGTCATGGAATACCTCAAGGCCAAGGGCTTTCCGGCCGAGCAGATCGAGCTGCGCTTTTTCGGCGAGCAGTATCCGCTGGTCCCCAACACCAGTAAGGCCAACCGCGCGCGCAATCGTCGGGTGACCCTGGTGTTCTCCCAGGGACCGGCCACGCCGCCCCAGCCCACCACCGCGCCGACCGCCACCGCGGCCAATCCCGCCGAACCACCCGCACCCACCCCGGCACCACCGGCCAAGCCCAAGGGCTAG
- the grxD gene encoding Grx4 family monothiol glutaredoxin, with the protein MDIIDTIKDQIANNPVLLYMKGSPNAPQCGFSSRAAQVLMACGEKFAYVDILQNPEIRANLPKYANWPTFPQLWVGGELVGGSDILAELYEKGELQTLIKQAVETKDA; encoded by the coding sequence GTGGACATCATCGATACCATCAAAGACCAGATTGCCAACAATCCCGTGCTGCTCTACATGAAGGGTTCGCCGAACGCACCCCAGTGCGGTTTCTCGTCCCGTGCCGCTCAGGTGCTGATGGCCTGTGGCGAGAAATTCGCCTACGTCGATATCCTGCAGAATCCGGAAATCCGCGCCAATCTGCCCAAGTACGCCAACTGGCCTACTTTTCCCCAGCTGTGGGTCGGTGGCGAATTGGTTGGCGGGAGCGACATCCTGGCCGAGCTGTACGAGAAGGGCGAATTGCAGACCCTGATCAAGCAAGCTGTGGAAACCAAGGACGCCTGA
- a CDS encoding DUF3597 domain-containing protein, producing MSLFSKILSKLGIGEAQADNTAAAPTTSTNETTAPAGSSAPTASAAPISQVDVTAKLDALAAQKGEQLNWKTSIVDLLKLLDLDSSLAARQELAKELHCPEDKLNDSAQMNMWLHKAVLQKLADNGGNVPAELL from the coding sequence ATGAGCCTGTTCAGCAAGATTCTATCCAAGCTCGGCATCGGTGAAGCCCAGGCGGACAATACCGCCGCTGCACCTACCACCAGCACCAACGAAACCACCGCCCCCGCCGGCAGCAGCGCTCCGACCGCTAGCGCGGCGCCCATCAGTCAGGTGGACGTCACCGCCAAGCTGGATGCCCTGGCCGCGCAGAAGGGCGAACAGCTCAATTGGAAGACGTCCATCGTCGATTTGCTCAAGTTGCTCGACCTGGACAGCAGCCTGGCCGCCCGTCAGGAACTGGCCAAGGAGTTGCACTGCCCCGAGGACAAACTGAACGACTCCGCCCAGATGAACATGTGGCTGCACAAGGCCGTCCTGCAAAAGCTCGCCGACAATGGCGGCAACGTACCGGCCGAGCTGCTGTGA
- the bfr gene encoding bacterioferritin yields the protein MKGDITVIQHLNKILGNELVAINQYFLHSRMYNDWGIRKLGHHEYKESIDEMKHADRLIERILFLEGLPNLQDLGKLMIGENTQEMIQCDLRLEISAVADLREAITYCETVRDYVSRDMLKDILESEEEHIDWLETQLTLIASVGIENYIQSQMHDDD from the coding sequence ATGAAAGGCGATATCACCGTTATCCAGCATTTGAACAAGATCCTCGGCAACGAACTGGTGGCCATCAACCAGTACTTCCTGCACTCGCGCATGTACAACGACTGGGGCATCCGCAAGCTCGGTCACCACGAGTACAAGGAATCCATCGACGAGATGAAGCACGCCGATCGCCTGATCGAGCGCATCCTGTTCCTGGAAGGCCTGCCGAACCTGCAGGACCTGGGCAAGCTGATGATCGGTGAGAACACCCAGGAAATGATCCAGTGCGACCTGCGCCTGGAGATCAGCGCCGTGGCCGACCTGCGCGAAGCCATCACCTACTGCGAGACGGTCCGCGACTATGTCAGCCGCGATATGCTCAAGGACATCCTGGAGTCCGAGGAAGAACACATCGACTGGCTGGAAACCCAGCTGACCCTGATCGCCAGCGTCGGTATCGAGAACTACATCCAGTCGCAGATGCACGACGACGATTGA
- a CDS encoding RnfABCDGE type electron transport complex subunit B: MRKRSLQGVNEHSEAIFNAVWPTRSRLCTGSQGAVLSVMTMNAQPDLITAIDALLPQTQCGKCGHPGCQPYAAGIAAGEAHNKCPPGGTATILELSALLQRPALPLGSPYPVTPSQRAVIREAECIGCTKCIQVCPTDAILGAAKLMHTVIESECSGCELCLAPCPVDCIDLVATPGPVDRAAERERARYYRRRFDARQARLQRERERLEAERQRRQAPAVAVAPPVASATTEPALKPLKIAAAMARVALQKAERQLAQYGTTALEAQVQQLREAALQAQRALDAAQQPEAEGTAATVAPNPAALKQARIAATLARAQLTKAERTFGATPAPEQAQQLDALRTAAQQAARHLAALEEQTTS, from the coding sequence CTGAGGAAGCGGAGTTTACAAGGCGTAAATGAGCATTCCGAAGCCATTTTCAACGCAGTTTGGCCGACGCGCAGCCGACTTTGTACAGGCTCTCAGGGCGCCGTTCTTTCTGTCATGACCATGAACGCTCAACCTGATCTGATCACCGCCATCGACGCCCTGCTGCCGCAGACCCAGTGCGGCAAGTGCGGCCATCCCGGTTGCCAACCCTATGCGGCCGGCATCGCCGCGGGCGAAGCGCATAACAAGTGCCCGCCCGGTGGCACGGCCACCATTCTCGAACTGTCGGCGCTGCTCCAGCGCCCCGCGCTGCCACTGGGTTCGCCCTACCCGGTGACGCCCAGCCAGCGCGCGGTGATCCGCGAAGCCGAATGCATCGGCTGCACCAAGTGCATCCAGGTCTGCCCCACCGACGCCATCCTCGGCGCGGCCAAGCTGATGCATACGGTGATCGAGAGCGAATGCAGTGGCTGCGAACTCTGCCTCGCGCCCTGTCCGGTGGACTGCATCGATCTGGTGGCGACCCCCGGGCCGGTCGACCGCGCCGCGGAACGTGAGCGTGCCCGCTACTATCGTCGGCGCTTCGACGCCCGCCAGGCGCGCCTGCAGCGGGAGCGCGAGCGGCTGGAGGCCGAGCGTCAGCGTCGGCAGGCACCCGCCGTAGCCGTGGCGCCCCCAGTGGCCTCTGCAACGACGGAGCCTGCACTCAAGCCGCTGAAGATCGCCGCCGCCATGGCCCGGGTCGCTCTGCAGAAGGCCGAGCGGCAACTGGCCCAATACGGCACGACCGCCCTGGAGGCTCAGGTACAACAGCTGCGCGAAGCCGCCCTGCAGGCCCAACGAGCCTTGGACGCTGCGCAGCAGCCAGAGGCAGAAGGGACCGCCGCGACCGTGGCGCCGAATCCCGCCGCGCTCAAGCAGGCGCGCATCGCCGCCACCCTGGCCCGCGCCCAGCTGACCAAGGCCGAACGGACCTTTGGTGCCACCCCCGCGCCCGAGCAGGCCCAGCAGCTGGATGCCCTGCGCACCGCCGCTCAGCAGGCCGCCCGTCACCTCGCCGCTCTGGAAGAACAGACCACGTCATGA
- the rnt gene encoding ribonuclease T — translation MDETFSDELDASQPMSDSRIPMARRFRGYLPVVVDVETGGFNAATDALLEIAATTVAMDDEGVLYPDHTYFFRVEPFAGANIEPAALEFTGIKLDHPLRMAVSEEHALGEIFKGVRKSLKSSGCKRAILVGHNSSFDLGFLNAAVLRCGLKRNPFHPFSSFDTATLAGLAYGQTVLAKACQAAGIEFDNREAHSARYDTEKTAELFCGIVNRWREMGGWVDLD, via the coding sequence ATGGACGAGACCTTCAGCGACGAGCTGGACGCCAGCCAGCCGATGTCCGACTCGCGCATTCCCATGGCGCGCCGCTTCCGTGGCTACCTGCCGGTGGTCGTGGACGTGGAGACCGGCGGCTTCAACGCCGCCACCGACGCCCTGCTGGAAATCGCCGCAACCACCGTGGCCATGGACGATGAAGGAGTGCTCTACCCGGATCACACCTACTTCTTCCGCGTCGAGCCCTTCGCCGGAGCCAATATCGAGCCGGCGGCCCTGGAATTCACCGGGATCAAACTCGACCATCCGCTGCGCATGGCGGTCAGCGAAGAGCACGCCCTCGGCGAGATCTTCAAGGGCGTGCGCAAATCGCTCAAATCCAGTGGCTGCAAGAGAGCCATCCTGGTTGGCCACAACAGCAGCTTCGACCTGGGTTTCCTCAACGCTGCGGTGCTCCGTTGCGGCCTGAAGCGCAACCCCTTCCATCCCTTCTCCAGCTTCGATACCGCCACCCTGGCCGGCCTGGCCTATGGCCAGACGGTACTGGCCAAGGCTTGTCAGGCCGCCGGGATCGAGTTCGATAATCGCGAAGCCCATTCGGCCCGCTACGACACCGAGAAGACCGCCGAGCTGTTCTGCGGCATCGTCAATCGCTGGCGGGAAATGGGTGGCTGGGTCGATCTCGACTGA
- a CDS encoding bacterioferritin-associated ferredoxin: MYVCLCRGVTDKQIREAIYDGCCSYREVRESTGCATQCGKCACLAKQVVKETLGELHGAQQLAYALDVPRV; the protein is encoded by the coding sequence ATGTACGTGTGTCTTTGCCGTGGCGTGACCGACAAGCAGATCCGCGAAGCCATCTATGACGGCTGCTGCAGTTATCGGGAAGTTCGGGAAAGCACCGGTTGCGCCACCCAGTGCGGCAAGTGCGCTTGCCTCGCCAAGCAGGTGGTCAAGGAGACGCTCGGTGAATTGCACGGCGCTCAGCAACTCGCCTACGCCCTCGACGTTCCCCGCGTATAA
- a CDS encoding MIP/aquaporin family protein, translating into MSTPLAPTLRGQCIAEFLGTALLIFFGTGCVAAAKVGGATLGLWEISIIWGVGVSMAVYLSAGVSGAHLSPAVTIALWLFGGFERRKVPAYILAQVAGAFCGAALVYGLYSSLFFDYEQTHHIVRGSQASLELAGVFSTYANPALSIGQAFLVEAVITAILLAMIMALTDDGNGLPRGPLAPLLIGLLIAVIGGSMGPLTGFAMNPARDFGPKLMTFFAGWGQIAFTGGREIPYFLVPIFAPIVGACLGAAGYKALICRHLPGLGSGACEVPAKTEESAPSEATPVSKAS; encoded by the coding sequence ATGAGTACTCCTCTCGCTCCAACGTTACGCGGTCAATGTATCGCCGAGTTCCTCGGCACCGCCCTGCTCATCTTCTTCGGTACCGGTTGCGTCGCGGCGGCGAAGGTAGGCGGCGCCACGCTTGGCTTGTGGGAAATCAGCATCATCTGGGGCGTCGGTGTGAGCATGGCCGTGTACCTGTCGGCCGGGGTCTCGGGCGCCCATCTGAGCCCGGCCGTGACCATCGCCCTCTGGCTGTTCGGCGGCTTCGAAAGACGCAAGGTACCCGCCTACATCCTGGCCCAGGTGGCCGGCGCCTTCTGCGGCGCAGCGCTGGTCTACGGCCTCTATAGCAGTCTCTTTTTCGATTACGAACAGACGCACCATATCGTCCGCGGCAGTCAGGCGAGCCTGGAGCTGGCCGGCGTCTTCTCCACCTACGCCAATCCCGCACTGTCCATCGGTCAGGCCTTCCTGGTCGAAGCCGTCATCACCGCCATCCTGCTGGCCATGATCATGGCGCTCACCGACGACGGCAACGGCCTGCCCCGTGGCCCCTTGGCTCCCCTGCTGATCGGCCTGCTGATCGCCGTGATCGGCGGCTCCATGGGCCCGCTGACCGGCTTCGCCATGAACCCTGCCCGGGATTTCGGGCCGAAGCTGATGACCTTCTTCGCCGGCTGGGGTCAGATCGCCTTCACCGGCGGTCGGGAGATCCCCTACTTCCTGGTACCGATCTTCGCACCCATCGTCGGGGCCTGCCTGGGCGCCGCCGGTTACAAGGCATTGATCTGCCGCCACCTGCCCGGCCTGGGGTCGGGTGCCTGCGAGGTGCCGGCCAAAACCGAGGAAAGCGCCCCTAGCGAAGCGACTCCCGTTTCCAAGGCGTCCTGA
- a CDS encoding PA3496 family putative envelope integrity protein, producing MAEDKSDIDVDEDFETEGEAPDTVEPIVSKTNLTKRRLIDNMLEERRLKKQISEYDFDL from the coding sequence ATGGCCGAAGACAAAAGCGATATCGATGTAGACGAAGATTTCGAGACCGAGGGTGAGGCGCCCGATACCGTCGAACCCATCGTCAGCAAGACCAACCTGACCAAGCGGCGACTGATCGACAACATGCTCGAAGAGCGCCGCCTGAAAAAGCAGATCTCCGAATACGATTTCGATCTGTAG
- the pyrC gene encoding dihydroorotase: MTDRITLARPDDWHIHLRDGAALQQTVADAAREFGRAIVMPNLVPPVRNAEQAAAYRERILAARPAGSRFEPLMVLYLTDRTSPEDVRTAKATGFVHAAKLYPAGATTNSDSGVTSLDNLFPTLEAMAEVGLPLLVHGEVTHAEVDVFDREKKFIDEHLVRIVQRFPTLKVVFEHITTGDAAAFVREAPANVGATITVHHLLYNRNHMLVGGIRPHFYCLPILKRNTHQSALLDAATSGNPKFFLGTDSAPHARHAKEAACGCAGCYTAYGALELYAEAFESRNALDRLEGFASHFGPDFYGLPRNTETVTLVREDWQAPASLPFGDHDVVPLRAGETLRWRLEVGA; encoded by the coding sequence ATGACCGACCGGATCACCCTTGCCCGTCCCGATGACTGGCACATTCACCTGCGCGACGGCGCCGCCCTGCAACAGACCGTCGCCGACGCCGCCCGCGAGTTCGGTCGCGCCATCGTCATGCCCAACCTGGTCCCGCCGGTGCGCAATGCCGAGCAGGCCGCCGCCTATCGCGAGCGCATTCTCGCCGCCCGCCCCGCCGGCAGTCGCTTCGAACCCCTGATGGTGCTCTATCTCACCGACCGTACCAGCCCGGAAGATGTCCGCACCGCCAAGGCCACCGGCTTCGTACACGCCGCGAAGCTCTATCCGGCCGGCGCCACCACCAACTCTGACTCCGGCGTCACCTCGCTGGACAACCTCTTCCCCACCCTCGAAGCCATGGCCGAGGTCGGCCTGCCGTTGCTGGTCCACGGTGAGGTCACCCATGCCGAGGTGGACGTCTTCGACCGCGAGAAAAAATTCATTGACGAGCACCTGGTGCGTATCGTCCAGCGTTTCCCGACGCTGAAGGTGGTGTTCGAACACATCACCACCGGCGACGCCGCCGCCTTCGTCCGCGAAGCCCCGGCCAACGTCGGCGCCACCATCACCGTCCATCACCTGCTCTACAACCGCAACCACATGCTGGTGGGCGGTATCCGGCCGCACTTCTACTGTCTGCCGATCCTCAAGCGCAACACCCACCAGAGTGCCCTGCTGGACGCCGCCACCAGCGGCAACCCCAAGTTCTTCCTCGGCACCGACTCGGCACCCCATGCCCGCCACGCCAAGGAAGCGGCCTGTGGCTGTGCCGGCTGCTACACCGCCTACGGCGCGCTGGAGCTCTACGCCGAGGCATTCGAGAGCCGCAACGCCCTGGACCGCCTGGAAGGCTTCGCCAGCCACTTCGGTCCGGATTTCTACGGCCTGCCGCGCAACACCGAGACCGTCACCCTGGTACGCGAAGACTGGCAGGCACCTGCCTCCCTGCCCTTCGGCGACCATGACGTCGTGCCGCTGCGCGCCGGCGAAACGCTGCGCTGGCGCCTGGAGGTAGGCGCATGA
- the nth gene encoding endonuclease III translates to MNAAKRLEIFRRLHEDNPDPKTELSYASPFELLIAVILSAQATDVSVNKATARLYPVANTPQAIFDLGVEGLSEYIKTIGLYNSKAKNVIETCRLLLERHGGEVPQTREELEALPGVGRKTANVVLNTAFRQIAMAVDTHIFRVSNRTNLAPGKNVVEVELKLLKVVPKDYLLDAHHWLILHGRYVCQARKPRCGSCRIEDLCEYRAKTSDD, encoded by the coding sequence ATGAACGCCGCCAAACGCCTGGAGATCTTCCGTCGCCTGCACGAGGACAACCCCGATCCCAAGACGGAGTTGTCCTATGCCTCGCCGTTCGAATTGCTGATCGCCGTGATCCTCTCCGCCCAGGCCACCGACGTCAGCGTCAACAAGGCCACCGCCCGCCTCTATCCGGTAGCCAATACGCCCCAGGCCATCTTCGACCTGGGTGTGGAGGGGCTGTCGGAGTACATCAAGACCATAGGGCTCTACAACAGCAAGGCCAAGAACGTCATCGAGACCTGCCGACTGCTGCTGGAACGCCACGGCGGCGAGGTACCCCAGACGCGCGAAGAACTGGAGGCCCTACCCGGCGTCGGCCGCAAGACCGCCAACGTGGTCCTCAACACCGCCTTTCGGCAGATTGCGATGGCTGTGGATACCCATATCTTCCGGGTCAGCAACAGGACCAACCTGGCACCCGGCAAGAACGTGGTGGAAGTGGAGCTGAAGCTGCTCAAGGTGGTGCCCAAGGATTATCTGCTGGATGCCCACCACTGGCTCATCCTCCATGGCCGCTACGTCTGCCAGGCACGTAAACCGCGTTGTGGCAGCTGCCGGATCGAAGACCTGTGCGAGTACAGGGCGAAAACCTCCGACGATTGA
- a CDS encoding argininosuccinate synthase produces the protein MADVKKVVLAYSGGLDTSVILKWLQDTYNCEVVTFTADLGQGEEVEPARAKAQAMGVKEIYIDDLREEFVRDFVFPMFRANTVYEGEYLLGTSIARPLIAKRLIEIANETGADAISHGATGKGNDQVRFELGAYALKPGVKVIAPWREWDLLSREKLMDYAEKHQIPIERHGKKKSPYSMDANLLHISYEGGVLEDTWTEHEEDMWRWTKSPEAAPDTPTYLELTYRNGDIVAIDGKELSPATVLAELNRIGGENGIGRLDIVENRYVGMKSRGCYETPGGTIMLKAHRAIESITLDREVAHLKDELMPKYASLIYTGYWWSPERLMLQQMIDASQTNVNGVVRLKLYKGNVIVVGRKSDESLFDANIATFEEDGGAYNQADAAGFIKLNALRMRIAAGKGRTLL, from the coding sequence ATGGCGGATGTGAAGAAGGTAGTCCTGGCGTATTCCGGCGGCCTGGACACCTCGGTGATCCTCAAGTGGCTGCAGGACACCTATAACTGCGAAGTGGTGACCTTCACCGCTGACCTCGGCCAGGGTGAGGAAGTCGAGCCGGCACGTGCCAAGGCCCAGGCCATGGGCGTCAAGGAAATCTACATCGACGACCTGCGCGAAGAGTTCGTTCGTGACTTCGTCTTCCCGATGTTCCGTGCCAACACCGTCTACGAAGGCGAGTACCTGCTGGGTACTTCCATCGCCCGTCCGCTGATCGCCAAGCGCCTGATCGAGATCGCCAACGAGACCGGCGCCGATGCCATCTCCCATGGCGCCACCGGCAAGGGCAACGACCAGGTGCGCTTCGAGCTGGGCGCCTATGCGCTCAAGCCCGGCGTCAAGGTGATCGCGCCCTGGCGCGAGTGGGATCTGCTTTCCCGCGAGAAGCTGATGGACTATGCCGAGAAGCACCAGATCCCGATCGAGCGCCACGGCAAGAAGAAGTCGCCGTACTCCATGGATGCCAACCTGCTGCACATCTCCTACGAGGGCGGCGTGCTGGAAGACACCTGGACCGAGCACGAAGAGGACATGTGGCGCTGGACCAAGTCCCCGGAAGCCGCGCCGGACACCCCCACCTACCTCGAGCTGACCTACCGTAACGGTGACATCGTCGCCATCGACGGCAAGGAGCTGAGCCCGGCTACCGTGCTGGCCGAGCTGAATCGCATCGGTGGCGAGAACGGCATCGGTCGCCTGGACATCGTCGAGAACCGCTATGTGGGCATGAAGTCCCGTGGCTGCTACGAGACCCCCGGCGGCACCATCATGCTCAAGGCCCACCGCGCGATCGAGTCCATCACCCTCGATCGCGAAGTGGCGCACCTCAAGGACGAGCTGATGCCCAAGTACGCCAGCCTGATCTACACCGGCTACTGGTGGAGCCCCGAGCGGCTGATGCTGCAGCAGATGATCGACGCCTCCCAGACCAACGTGAACGGCGTGGTGCGCCTGAAGCTGTACAAGGGCAACGTCATCGTCGTTGGCCGCAAGTCCGACGAGTCGCTGTTCGACGCCAACATCGCCACCTTCGAGGAAGACGGCGGTGCCTACAACCAGGCGGACGCGGCCGGCTTCATCAAGCTCAACGCGCTGCGCATGCGCATTGCCGCCGGCAAGGGTCGTACCCTGTTGTAA
- the argF gene encoding ornithine carbamoyltransferase, with protein MTARHFLSFMDCSPAELRQLINRGIELKALRNQGVLHEPLRNRVLGMIFEKASTRTRLSFEAGMIQLGGQAIFLSSRDTQLGRGEPVPDSARVMASMLDGVMIRTFAHEMLTTFAANSKVPVINGLSDDLHPCQLLADMQTFFEHRGDIQGKTVAWIGDGNNMCNSYIEAAEQLDFNLRIACPEGYEPNPRFLERAGDRVQLVRDPREAVAQAHLVSTDVWTSMGQEEETRLRLAAFKPYQVTAELLDGAAPDVLFMHCLPAHRGEEISHTLLDDPRAVVWDEAENRLHAQKALLEFLIKPPLHG; from the coding sequence ATGACGGCTCGGCACTTTCTTTCTTTCATGGATTGTTCCCCCGCGGAACTGCGGCAACTCATCAATCGCGGCATCGAACTCAAGGCCCTGCGCAATCAGGGCGTGTTGCACGAGCCCCTGCGCAATCGCGTACTGGGCATGATCTTCGAAAAGGCCTCCACCCGTACCCGCCTCTCCTTCGAGGCTGGCATGATCCAGCTCGGTGGCCAGGCGATCTTTCTCTCGTCCCGTGATACCCAGCTCGGCCGTGGCGAGCCGGTGCCGGACAGCGCCCGGGTCATGGCGAGCATGCTCGACGGGGTGATGATCCGCACCTTCGCCCACGAAATGCTCACCACCTTCGCCGCCAACTCCAAGGTGCCGGTGATCAATGGGTTGTCCGACGATTTGCATCCCTGCCAGCTGCTGGCCGATATGCAGACCTTCTTCGAGCATCGCGGCGACATCCAGGGTAAGACCGTGGCCTGGATCGGCGATGGCAATAACATGTGCAACAGCTATATCGAGGCGGCCGAACAGCTGGACTTCAACCTGCGCATCGCCTGCCCCGAAGGCTACGAGCCCAATCCGCGTTTCCTGGAGCGGGCGGGTGATCGCGTTCAACTGGTCAGGGATCCACGCGAGGCGGTGGCCCAGGCGCATCTGGTCAGTACCGACGTCTGGACCTCCATGGGCCAGGAAGAGGAAACCCGTCTGCGCCTGGCGGCCTTCAAGCCTTATCAGGTCACTGCCGAACTGCTCGACGGCGCAGCTCCCGACGTCCTGTTCATGCACTGCCTGCCGGCCCATCGTGGCGAAGAGATCAGTCACACGCTGCTGGACGATCCTCGCGCCGTGGTCTGGGACGAAGCCGAGAACCGGTTGCACGCGCAGAAGGCGCTGCTCGAATTTCTCATCAAGCCGCCGCTGCACGGCTGA